Genomic DNA from Flavobacterium sp. N502540:
ATTTGCATTTGGGATATCTTTCAGATAAATTATCAATAAACAGTTTGTTCTCATTATTAAAATACATTCAGGAAGTCGAACTTCCTTTTGATCCTGAAAATGAAAAAGATGCTAAGATTTTGCAATATTTGTTTGAAACAGCCGTAGTATCTATAAATAAAGAAGCGCAAGATAACAATAACGATTATGATAAATTGATCGAAAACAGATGTATTTTATTTTTAAAACATGCAAAAGATCAGGTTGCGAAAGAAGCCGGAAAGTTAGATTTTAAGAAATCAAGATATTTTTAGTTGATTACTGAACTTGGTAAAGAGTTCGATTAAAAATTGCACAAAGTCTTTTTGACTTGGTGCAATTTTTTTGTTTTATAAAAAGGAACTTTTTGATGGTATCCTATGCTTTTTGAAATAAGTAGGAGATAAAAATATATAATTTGAGAATCAGATAACTTTTAAAATCTGACTCATATTATCCCGGCCTGATAGTATCTTATCCGATACGCTTCTTGTGGTACTTTTTTTATAAAAATAGTTGAATTGAGCTTTTTTATTTTGTTTTATTTGCGCCAAATTTTGCCTTTCTAAGGTGAGAATTTAACCGCTATCATTACTTATTATCAGAATGAAAAAAATATTAATTCTATTATTCATTATAAATTCATTTTTGGTTTTTTCTCAGGAAATAGTTAAAAATGAATGGGTCGACTCTTCAAAAGTTGAAACCCTTAAAGAGATAAAAATTATTAAAAATAAGAGAAAAGCAGGAGTTTATAAACTTTATATGCCCAAAGAAATTTTGAAAAATGAAAACATGGGTAAAACCTTGCGACGACTGGAGAATATTACTTTGGATAATAGCAAGACAGTTTATTTTAAAGGCAAAAAAATCAAAAACTATATTTATAATGATAAAGTAATCACTCAGGAAGAATTTTTCAAGTTATTGTCTGAGAACATTGTTTCTTTTCAAATTGTCGAGAATTATTTTAATTTGTCCAATGGCGAGACCGAACTTGTTATAAAAGTAAAGGACAATAATGGAAATGTGGATAATATAAAAGGTACGGTTGATGGAACGGTTGGTCTCTTGCAGGAGTTCAATTTTTTAGGGTTGAATTTGTTTTATAAAAAGAATAAATTTTCAACAATTTTGAATATTTCTAATCTTAAAAATGTTTCCGATAACAGTTCAGAAGAAACTTTCAATGACAGAACTTTAAACTATTCCAATCATAGGGTTTTGTATCAGCCAAATTTTTCAATGCTTACTATTTTTGAGATCGATAAGTCAAGCAGTCTTTCATTGCGAAACAAATACGCCATAGTAGATGAAAACAGAAGGAGTATTTTTCCGGATTTATCAGAGGTATCTTATTTTTTTCTTATTCGGGATTATAATACAAATTTGAGGTACGAGAAGAAGACAGAAAATAATTTAGAGTATAAACTCAATTTAGATTATGTAAGTAATAATAATAAAATTGAGAATAAGTCCAATAAGTCGAATCAAAAATTTACAGAATGGACGTTTAGTTCTTCGGTCTCAAAGTCAATGGATAAACTTTATATTCAATCGGCATTGGTATTGACCTATCGCAATTATCTTTTTGACAATGTGGCGGACAGGAGTGAGGTGAAGCAAAATATTGTTACCCCTTTTATCAGTTTTAGTTATGATTTAAACCCTAATAATTCATTATTATTTGGGAATAGATTTCAGTTCTCTCAGGATAAAGTAAACAATAAAGCTGTTTTTGATCATAATTTTTACCTGCCCAATATCACTTATTTTTCGAAATTTGATTCGATAGTAGATTTGGAGTTCAATTATAAGCGGTACGTTGTCAGACCAAGTATAAGATCAATTTCTAATTTCACGTATCAGGATTTTAATAATAATTCAGTTGTCAATCCTTCTTACATAAAGCCGGAAATCAATA
This window encodes:
- a CDS encoding outer membrane beta-barrel family protein, with product MKKILILLFIINSFLVFSQEIVKNEWVDSSKVETLKEIKIIKNKRKAGVYKLYMPKEILKNENMGKTLRRLENITLDNSKTVYFKGKKIKNYIYNDKVITQEEFFKLLSENIVSFQIVENYFNLSNGETELVIKVKDNNGNVDNIKGTVDGTVGLLQEFNFLGLNLFYKKNKFSTILNISNLKNVSDNSSEETFNDRTLNYSNHRVLYQPNFSMLTIFEIDKSSSLSLRNKYAIVDENRRSIFPDLSEVSYFFLIRDYNTNLRYEKKTENNLEYKLNLDYVSNNNKIENKSNKSNQKFTEWTFSSSVSKSMDKLYIQSALVLTYRNYLFDNVADRSEVKQNIVTPFISFSYDLNPNNSLLFGNRFQFSQDKVNNKAVFDHNFYLPNITYFSKFDSIVDLEFNYKRYVVRPSIRSISNFTYQDFNNNSVVNPSYIKPEINNSFSLDLVRNIKKVDLTLNFGYLTSSNNISVVNELNDYKMISENTNLDAYSSSSVGTSVSFKFYKESRFNLNYSYTKLKMKKENEMYEGFVNYLDLSVSGNIDKRTMYTINSYYIDRFYDFNLYRSVKPDISFSVSRNFLKDRLNINLEYRNILNTDANRMLRFTNNTNYYRLDNRNTSHMILINASYNFGKTFKVNRKYIRNISSDMKL